A portion of the Collinsella aerofaciens genome contains these proteins:
- a CDS encoding pyridoxal phosphate-dependent aminotransferase translates to MREDHAASRDAGGLLRARAHGGSTQSLGIACEGGASDLIDFSVNVNPAGPSPRAVAAACKALSRIDAYPDRESLALVRALSRAQGIPEDTIVCGAGASDIIWRLAAAVRPKRIVVCAPTFSEYAEAASYYGACVQEFPLSEADDFDVPASFARAIEGPGDVAYLCNPNNPTGRLVDPRVIDAAACRCEQVGALLVVDECFLGFAPDARERSVAARAACSRHVAVLSAFTKLYGMAGLRLGYLISGNAQLIEGIRRAGQAWPVSSVAEAAGIAALEDVEYVSRTRDVLAGERAWLSHELSSLGLSVVPSDANFLLVRTPAKDIPERLYKQGVLVRTCDSFSVLSRFWCRVAVRTRKENARLAMAFSRALRAEGASGEGEPDERGGASCSGAMAGADGRGSAKEVDTRG, encoded by the coding sequence ATGAGGGAAGACCACGCCGCGTCCCGGGATGCCGGGGGACTCCTGCGTGCCCGTGCGCATGGGGGTAGCACGCAATCGCTCGGCATCGCTTGCGAAGGAGGTGCCTCCGACCTCATCGACTTCTCGGTGAACGTAAATCCGGCAGGCCCCTCGCCGCGTGCCGTCGCCGCAGCTTGCAAGGCGCTTTCTCGAATCGACGCCTACCCCGATAGGGAAAGCCTCGCTCTTGTTCGCGCCCTATCGCGCGCCCAGGGCATTCCCGAAGATACTATCGTCTGCGGCGCGGGCGCGTCCGACATCATCTGGCGGCTCGCCGCGGCGGTGCGCCCGAAACGCATCGTCGTGTGCGCGCCGACGTTCTCTGAATATGCGGAGGCGGCATCGTACTACGGCGCATGCGTGCAGGAGTTCCCGCTCTCCGAAGCGGACGACTTCGACGTTCCCGCCTCCTTCGCCCGCGCGATTGAGGGGCCGGGAGACGTGGCGTACCTCTGCAATCCGAACAACCCGACGGGGCGCCTCGTCGACCCCCGCGTGATCGATGCCGCGGCTTGCCGCTGCGAGCAGGTGGGCGCGCTGCTCGTCGTGGACGAGTGCTTCCTCGGATTTGCGCCCGACGCCCGCGAAAGGAGCGTGGCCGCACGCGCCGCGTGTTCGCGCCATGTGGCCGTGCTCTCCGCGTTCACCAAGCTCTACGGAATGGCGGGGTTGCGGTTGGGATATCTGATTAGCGGAAACGCCCAACTCATCGAGGGGATTCGTCGGGCGGGGCAGGCGTGGCCCGTCTCCTCGGTCGCCGAGGCCGCGGGCATCGCCGCCCTGGAAGACGTCGAATACGTCTCGCGCACGCGCGATGTATTGGCGGGCGAGCGAGCGTGGCTTTCTCACGAGCTCTCCTCGCTCGGGCTTTCCGTCGTGCCGTCGGATGCGAACTTCCTTTTAGTCCGCACGCCGGCGAAAGACATCCCCGAGCGCCTGTATAAACAGGGGGTTTTGGTCCGCACGTGCGACTCGTTTTCGGTACTGTCCCGCTTCTGGTGCCGCGTCGCGGTGCGCACGCGCAAGGAGAATGCCCGGCTTGCGATGGCGTTCAGTCGCGCGCTTCGGGCGGAAGGTGCATCGGGCGAAGGCGAACCCGACGAACGGGGCGGCGCTTCTTGCAGCGGCGCTATGGCGGGCGCGGATGGCCGAGGCTCGGCGAAGGAGGTCGATACCCGTGGGTAG